Genomic window (Tripterygium wilfordii isolate XIE 37 chromosome 11, ASM1340144v1, whole genome shotgun sequence):
CATGCCAACGGATCCACTGGCATGAGCTCCTTGTTTGGTGTAGTGGAAGCCGGAAGCGGATTCGCTTCCGCTGGGCCAACAGACACATTATTGTGAAAAGTATTTTCTAATGACGCTATTATTAGTGACGTGAAGTGTTAGATGATGCTAGATTGGTAAAAGAAATAGCAGGCAAAATTGTCTTATTGGTATATAAATCTGTACGGatgttaaaatttgaaaatggtCCTAATTTATAAGGTGCAACGTAGCAGCTTGGAGTTCTTGGACAAATGGAGGTGCAAAAATGAGATTGTATTTTATACGTATAAAGTGCAAAAAGCAACGCCCGCACTACATCGTCACGTGAGTTAGCTTGTTGCTTGCTGCAAGGGGTACACGACTAACGACCAACATTTAAATGTTCCACGTCGCAAATATCAATCTAGTTTCAACGATTCAACGCTACTTTTCTTCCCAAATGAGTAAACGACGTCCCATCTGTCTCCTCACGATCTCCCTCGCGGGCCCGTGGAAGAAGAGGGGAACTCAGTTTCTGGCGGAGGAGATGGACATTCTATTCTCCGCCGATTTTGGGTGCGGGAGGAGAGAGTGGGACTCTCTGAGATCAGTCGTTAAATTATCTATGTTTTTTTCGATTTTATCCTTAAGCTATGAACTTAGCTATTTCTATCCTCGAACTTTCAATTTTTATCTTAAGTCACACTTCCGATGAGATTTCAGTCAGATTTTGCTGATATGGCTTCAAACTCTGACAAATTGTATAGATAGCGTGATGATgtgtcaaaaatcaaaataaataaatcaaatcttCTACACATGGCATCCACGTGGCTATGACaccaaaaaacaaataaatgtgTAATCCAAAGAAcaccaagaacacaaaatctcaattgCAAAATCCTACTATAATCCCAAAATTCGCAAAACCCGACCATCAAATTCGCAAAACCCTACaatcaaaatttttattgaaatccCAAAATTTGTTAgaacacaaaatctcaatctCCAATCGCAAAACCCACTGAGCTGACTCTAACCGCTTTACCAAAACCGTCTGCAATGTGTTAGTAGAGGTATTGAGAGTGTTTGGAGGAATTCATTGTAAGCCAATACAGATCCAGAGTACAAAAGACTTGGAATATGTGGCCGAGGACTAAGGTCGAAGCAAGCAAGTGCCAGCATTACCATTGCGAAGATCTGGGTTAGCTCTTTTGCTTCCACGTTACCAGTGCGAAGATCTGGGTTTGCCCCTTTTGCTTCCATCGTTGCGATTTGCGAAGATATGGGTATGCCCCATTGCGAAGATTTGGGAGAGAAAGAGCTAGTGAGTCGCCAATAAAATCAAATgtctaaaaattcaaatatgtcATGATATGAAATTCTTGTTTTGATCTACATATGAAAGAAAATGGCTTGTTCTTTTGCTAGGTTTAGCAAGAGAAGAGAGAGCGATAGTAAAATCGATAATCTAGAAAAAATAGGTAAAAAGGAAAATTTATGGTCAGAGAAAGATTAAACAAGTAGAGTCATTTTCCATCACATTCTCAATCGTCTCAGAATCTTGAAGAAAATGTGATTGAGGAAAGGGGCTTTGATGGTAGGATTTTGCATTTGGAGATTGAGATCTCGTGAGTTCTGGGTttggttattattttttttcattttacatgtggaaagaagaaatttttcaaaaattttgatacACCAACATTTCACTTATATTGTTCATCAGAATTTgaatgccacatcagcaaaactcGACAGATATGGATGGACAAGTAGCCGAATTTTATGTGTGTTATGAAAACTACATCGGAAAGATATTAATGACCAGTAAACTTGTTTCATTCCTTGATATTAAACCATCCCTTTACTGCTTATCTATGTATAATTTCATGCCATGAAAATGGAAGCTATTAGAGGACACTTGCCACGAAACAAAGTTAGTTTATACACGTATAGTCTTGACTCCTCGCAAGGTACTTAGTGATGATTTCGTGAGCAATAATAGGATTTTTTTATCTTCCACATTTATGATTGTTTACGGGAGATGATTATTTTAAGTATGACTCTAAGAAAATAACCCAAATAATCGATAACCGAATTGATTGATTGGTTTACTTTCtagtttttaaatatatatttcttaaatGGAACCGACTGATAATCGAAATAATCATTGATAACTGATTGTCatttggttaaatttatgtcaaaaaatcaaagaaatcgaTTGTAATTGATTGTTCACACCTTACATAATTTTAAGATTAGGTAGGATGTTCAACTGTTTGGCTCATTTTTCACACAACCACGAATACTAGTTGGTATACACGTGGGCAATGGAACAgacccaattaaaaaaaaaaaaacctgtgaTCGACTTGAAATAGTATCAATGGATATGAATTTCGTAGATAAGAGTATGAtcctaaataaaaataaataacggAAATGAATATGGGTAGTTATTCTTTGGATACTTAGCGGGTTGGCCCAATTCACGGATCTCACGGGCTGATAAAACATCATCCTACATAGTGGATTCCTTGGATATTTAGTGGGCCGGCCCACTTTACAACAACCAACACGACCTACAATCGTCATCAAAACTACTGGATTTACATATGCGACGTGGCATGCACAGATGCACTGGTGGACTCTCAATTTACATTCGCAGTGAAACGGTAACCACACTCGAGCTCTTTTTTCTTGCGTTTGGCCGTCTCTGCGAAAGATTCCAGCAGATCGATAGCTTCGTCGTCCATCGATGGCGGAAGCTCAAGCTGTCAATACCCCAAGCCTCTCCGAGTTACCTAtttcattctcttctttctttctttctatacgTAAGGAGTGGGACAATTTTCGCAGTCCAATCATAAACTGAAAAAGGGGGAGGGAATTGCGGTAGTGTGGCCTTGATCTGTGTTGCTCATTTCCTTTTGTGATGTTCTGGAATTGTTATGTCTCATGATTATGATTTTTGATTGTACTGGATTCTTGATAGTAATTTTAGGACAACGATAATGAAATGCGGCGCGTATAGCGAATGGATTATGGTGATTTGTAGAATTCTTGATACCTGGTGCGAAAGTAATATAAATGAATTGGAGTAGTTCTTGGTTTCCATTTTTGCTGGGAAGAGTTGAGGTCATGGATTTATCTTAAgatcaatagagagagaaggaaactTATACCCTTAATTTCAATAGCTATGTGTTGGAAAATCTGGTTCCAGAGTTTCTGATGGCATTGGTTCCTTTTTGAGGCATGTAGTTGACAATTGGTCCAGTACTCTTAAGATTTTTCGGTTCATTTCGATCTGACTTTAATGCTTGTATTGTTTTAGATGTGATGGTCCTGATGGATTTAACCTCATATTTGTAGCTCTTTGCTGCACTTCTGCCATgcaataaattattttcttactGAAAAAGTATTGTTGAAGGCAGCGTCTATTAGTTGATTGTGAATTGAAATGCTTTTAATAGTTTTATATTGGATGTTGATGGGGGACTTCATTACACTGGTTCTTTTTGGGTTTAAGGTCCTACTGCTTGTGAAAATGGATATTTGTAGAAGTctggaaaattttcatttgaattatcagaaattctcaaaaatatgtATGTGCGTTAAGGGCGATGGATGCAAAGTATGAAATGCTTCATAATTAGTATTATTACTCTATAGGTATCAGTAAAAGTTTGTTTTTGGACATGATAGACCCTTTGGAAGTTTTGGATTGAAGATGCTCTCTATTGTGAGGCAGAGGCACACATTGGTGTTCTTCATTTGCACTTGAACTTATTTACCATTTTGTGAGGGGAATAGTTCTTCTTTAGTTATGAGTTGGCTTTGGCATCAGTCTTTTTCTGATTTCAAAGGATGCTTTACTAATGCATGTCATATATAAAAGATTTTTGTTGTGGTTAACATTTCATAAAAGTATTCTCTTTATTGAGGTGCGAGATTTTTTAGTAAAATCATAATCTGAGACTGAGATTGAGCAACCGTGGGTTTGGTTTCAGGAGGATGATTCAGTACATTTTGGAATGATGTACTCTTGTCATCCCCGATAACTAAATTAAGTTGCTGGAGCGAAATACTTATGAAATCATTGCATATGGGGCACAAGTGCACAACGATTATGAAGTCATTTAGGTTGTAGCAATGTTGGAAGTTTAAACATTGAAGTATAAGAAGGATGTGAGCTGGATCAGATTGAGGTAAATACTGTCCTGATTCTTTCTTTATGACTCTGTATGGTTGTTAAGACTCAGGCTCTCGAATACCCAAGTCTCTGTTATTGGTAGCCTAAGTCTCCGAATATTGAATGTGGTGAGTACAAAGACTGCTCGGTCTGTACCCCCCATGAATTGCACACATGGCTAATGGTGTGAATTGGGGGCTTGTGAATATGTGTCTTCTGCCACTGGCGCTCAAATCCTTTGGAGTATCATGGGATATGACATATTGTTTTCATTACCATGGCCACCTTAAGTGCCAAGCATGTGTGCTCTTGATTAAGAGCTTCTGCCCATTGTCTTACGGTACCCCCAGAAAAGAGCGGATTTGCAGAAGCCATCGATTGAATTCTTAAAACAGctgtttttttccttccctttctaGAAAGGAAAGCTATATAATCAATCTGGTCATTATTTTTATCAGTCCATTACTGTAATGAATAAACTTCAGTTGAGGTAAAAGCTGGCTTTGGCTGTGCATAGAATCTGTGGGCACATTATGAATGTTGTTTCTCTATGACCAAGTTTAGGTTGTCAAGTCACGGCAGCAACCTTTTAGAAATTCTgagctagttttttttttttgtctttgttctaTTTTCGTttacttattttctttgttaCCCAAGGCCCAAGCTAACTGCCATATTACTAAACGGTTGGCAGGTAGAGAGATGGAATGAGCAGAGGGAGAATGGCACCTTTCCGGGTCCTCTGTAGGTGGCATCTGTCTTGGTTAATGGTTTGGTTCCAGCTGTTATAGCTGCTGAATCAATTACTTGAATTTCTTCATTGGAAAGTGATTTCTTAGGGAATGGCATATTTAATTAAGTATGGGAGTTAATAATAAATTCTGACTTGTTTATCAGAGTTTCAGAACCAGCCCAATTCGGAAATACAAAGAATGTATGCTCATAAGATGAAGGCGTTAGCCCTGTTTTTCATGTCAAAATTTTCTACATTACCTGCTCTCTTATGTTACAGCTGGCTGGATGGGATTGTAAGTAAACTTGCCACATAATAAAGATAATTGTTTTAGCATATGATCTTTATCTTCGACTGAAGATTATTAAGCCATTTCGAATCCACCGTTCTTGACGGACTCCAAATAACAATGGTCCGTTTGCTAGTTTAATGTTTGGCATGTACAAGCAAATCTTTGTAGATTACTAGGATCggatttggcaaaaaaaaaaacaaaaatcaggcTTGAGGAGAGGAATTCTTATCCAGCCCCGCAAGTAAAACAAGGAATAGCATACCCATAATCTTTTCATTACAAGACAACATTCAACAGTTAGCACACGAGTAGAAATAGCCATTAGCATCAAGATCGCACACCATAAATACAGCTACAGAGTCAATTTGCTAATTTATAAGCCAACCCATATGAGGTTTCCAGATGCAACTTTATTTAGTAATAACATTCAGCATCTTATAATTAAAAGCATAAAATAGCTCTGGCATTAACATAGCCATCAAGGCTAGATCATAACTCATTTGAAACCTGGTAACATGAGTTCAGTCTTGAATTCAGCCCTGAGTTCAGCCTGAAGTTCAGTTCTGAGTTCAGACTTGAGTTCAGTCAGGAGTTCAGACTGAAGTTCAGTCCTGAGTTCAGACTTAAGTTCAGTCCTGAGTTCAGCCATGATGTCAGCCTTGAGTTCTACACGCTCTTTTACACACAACAATTTCATCTCTGCAAATTCCTTCTGCAATGCTTCAAATTGGTGATGGCTTGCTGCTACTCTAACTTCTTGCCAAGGACTTAACCTATATGCCATTTGATATACATATCCAACTGCATTAACTGGAACCACGTTACAGATATCAAAAGTTATTTTCTATTCGCATAACATGAGTTATATAAACTCTTAACAACTTCATCATAACAATAACCACAGTATATAATCACCATTTGATATACATATCCAACTCTTATCAACTGGAAGACACTTCTTTTTGTTTATGGTTTTTGGGGGAGGGTGAAGAAGAAGTAATTATATTACCATCATCAGGAGCAGCGAAAAGAGAGATGATATCTCCGTGAAAAATATTCACAGCTTCTCCTTTAGTCAACTTTTTCCAATTGACATATGTGTCAAATGCGCTGCATAAAGGGCCCAAACAATCACAGTATATGAATAACAAAATACATAGTATTTATATGCACAAatttatgcataaatatatCCAAACCTATAAGCATACTACCTAATGTCCCACAAGAAGACAGCTGGATAATAGGTCCCAAGATGCTTTGCTGCTTCACTATCAACTCTGGCAATATATATTCCATAGCCATTGTTGACCGCCTCGTTTGGAATTTGGAAATACATTTCCTTCAATACTAGGCCAATGCAATGCTCAGTCATCTTCAAGTCAATACAGTGTCCCTAATTTGCACCCATTTATCAGCATAAAAAActaatatacaacacaaataaATGTCCTAATAATGTGGAACAGTccttgaacaaagaaaaaaatggcCAAGGGTATGGTAAAACTATCAAATCAAGCAGATAAAGTTTCAATATTTCCTCGTAATTCAAGTAAAGCTATCAAACCTTCGTTTTGGAGAATGAAAATACTAAAAAGGCCGCTAGTAAAACAATAATTCATATCATTTTCGGCCATAGTagacacaaaaatcaaaataaaataatgaaaatcacAAGAGAACTGAAGCTTCAGTGAAGACCTGGTATCCCTGGTAGCTCCTGCCATCAATTGCACGCTTGGTGATAGCCGTTAATACGCCCCAGATGATAGGATCATCATAGGTAGGGTAGTCATCCGAAAAGAGCTTAGCTTTCTGTAGTATGAGATCTTTTGTTGATATAACTTGTTGTTCGGAGGGCTTATCAAActcttttgcatcaaatttactTGGTTTTGAGTAACTGCGTTCTTTTGCATCAGACATACTTGGTTTTGAGTAACTGCGTGTGTTACCCATATTTCCTTTACCTCTGCTATCAATAGAGAAACAACGTAAGCCAGAAACAACAAATTACACATCTGACAGATCTTGAGAAAAACCTGCTTCTATGACTCAGATTCTGACAACAATTAATAATGTTAGCCTGTATATCTAACTGCATAGAAAGCCACTGGGATTGAGCGGATATCCAAAAAGCATGTAAATCGCTTAGATCAATTGGTTCCAACAAATCCATATAAGAATCCACATAAAAATTCCATTGCAGATGAACCAACATGTTCAATGTCAAAATTTAAACAGTCTGTATGGAGGGTATCATGAATTGGGCCTCAacagataaacaaacaaaaaaccagCAACAAAAGAATACATGTCAACAATCATTTTTGCCAAATACAAagtttcaagaaaagaaaaatatgcttCTAGGACCTAGATTATGTCAGTatttaacaaagaaaataaatttcataaattAACTTACACAGAGCAATTCATAACAACTTATAGCTGCAGATTTAGAGAAGGAAAGGAATTCTAAAATGGAGAATCATCCGGTGTATGGACacagaaattaataaaaaaggTTAGTCAGACATCAGAAAAATATGCAAGATCAATTTTTTACACTGAGGCAACTACTTAGCCACTGGAATTGAATTGATCTCCAGACGTGCATGTACAATCCCAATATCCCATGGCAGATAAATCCATTTTAAACAtggaaaagaataaaataataattgtaaCAAAGAAATCGAAAACCCTTACCCTTCAAAAGTAAAACAAGCAACTAAAACAGAGATCGAAGGAGAGACACAAAACAAATCTCTTCAGAACACACAATTCAtgaaaaaagcaaacaaagatGAGAGAATTACATGAGTGTTCCAAAGCAGAAGATTTGATCTGCCGAGATTCCCAGTTTGATATGATCGCACCGAATCAGGAAATAAAGACGTATCTTTCCTAAAGCGCAAACCGTTTCGTTTCTACTCGTAACGTTGCTTAGACTCGGACTCCCTCTTTTCGTTTACCTATCTACAAAGTGGCTTCCGTTCGACATAAGCGATTAAGCCCAACCCACATTGTTTAAGCAGGGTGGGCAGTAAACGGGCTTGTCAAAGCCGATGCAGCCTACTCTTATGGTCCCTGGAAGAGAAGTAGCCAGCCTGGCCCAGCCATTACCAAATGGGTTCGTAGCAGGCTAAGCAAGAAGACTAGCCCAATTCATCACCACACCTCCCAAGTCCCAATGCTCCCATCAATATTTGGAGCAATCAATGGTGGGCTTTGAGAGCAAACTTGGACCTCTTCCTCTTAACAACCTTTGAACTCATTTGTCCCATATCTATATGCTAGAGCAATACCCTTGAACAGTTACATCTGATGATGTCAAAACAACTTTGATTATGTGTTCCCTTTGATGCAATCTGCACAATTTGGTGGGTGGGTTGTGAGAGATTTGCCCAAGGAGTAGTTTCCGCATCAAGAAAAATTTGCGTACCCAATAAAAACGACAGAGAATTAGGCGTTATTGTGGTGTAAGGCCAGGGAGTACACTCTGAGATGGTTTTTGTTTGAACTTTCCGTGCCAAATCAAGTTGACGGAGATTTTGCCAGTAAGAAAACCCAAACTCACAACTTAAAACTTGAAGAATTTGCTACTGAGATTTGAAAATAAGTTACCCTACCCATTCAAGTAAATAAATGGGCCTTTATGtgactcaaaaaaaaataaactttaaTCAGACCCCTACTTTTATTAAAGACATTCATATTTGGGTTGACTTCGCACTGACTGTGTCCTGTTTTAGGGTTTGTCTCAAAACACCCCATAGGGCCATACCATTTATGGGGCCATACCATTTCTGACCTTCTTCCACTACAAAGTAACGAGCTCCCCCGCCTCAACCCCATAAACGAAATCAGAATCAGCTTTGCATGTCGTCGGTCTTGCTGCAGATCACGATTTAGAGTGCTTCTCCAACATTCTCTGACCTCCGCTCGGATTTTTTGTGGTTATGATAATCGTGATCGGGGATGCTTGAGGTAGTAAtgcattttcttctctcttatttgattttgtttctggttTTGTTTCGTTGAAGAAAAACATATGATTAGCTCTTaagttttctcttcttcattgcttcaatttttttttatttaaaaaaatggatGATGTTTTGATTCTCGGTATATTGAGTCAATGTTATTGTGTTCAAACTAGTAACGCTTACCTATTATCCTTTGAGATTGGGTACCAAGATGGGTTTCAGTCTTGGACCTGTTATGATGAGATTTGGGATGAGATCAGACCCTGATCAAGCTTCCATTAATTCTATTACTTTGTTCGTTGCCCTCCTTTCCACTTGCATAGTGATTGGGTATCAAGATGGGTTTCAATTTTGTACTAAGACATTTGATTTCTCCTCCACCCctgtttattatttgtttttatggCTTGGGGTGTACTTtgaaaatgttttaaatttaGTGTACTTTTGATGTATTCATAAGAATATAAGATTCTATCAGGTTTGTCTAATAAGGAGTGTTTTTAATAAACTTAgggatgtgactaaagtttactaaaaaaaaaactatataaatGGGCCACAGGCTTTCAACAGGCAGGTTGCATATATGTACTTGCATAAAGTCAGGAGGGCCCaatcaaaaacaaagaagaggCTGCCATCCATCACATAAGCTAAAAATAAAACcgtgataataaaaaaaaattataataagagTATATTGTAATATAAGATgtgatcaaaatataaaaacattgCAGTTTTTATAAACCAATATAACTTTGCCTGGTAATTTTTTACCAATCTAGTACTGTCAAGAACATGAAGGCATTTGATCTCGAAATAGTGTGGGTAATCAATGAAACTGATGGTTTTATGAGATTAATGGTATGTGTGTAATAATATCAATGATTTGCGGGTGATTAATGGCCATTGGATTGCATATGCGGGCATTTTTCAAAGACAAGATTGTTTCAGGTTGGggcctacaattttttttatatgtactTTTAATCTCAGATTTTAATTACATCGAATGGTTTTAAGAGATGGCACCTCATTATCCTATGGTGAgattttatacatattttacacatcaagggtaaattagtattttcattataattttGTGTATAAACCTACAATTTGTAGTGCAAACTTATCATGTTTAAAAGtaatgtgtagataaaatttttcttacatatatatattagtcaGAATCCCGCGCGATGCGCgggtatgtttttatttttttttttgagttttgcaATATCATAAAAAAGGGATTGCTTTGCACACTAAATTGAAATGACTACTGCATAGATTACTGAATTACAAATTGAAACTATACATATCACATATGCCTCTATATttcatatttaaaaattatcaaAGGCGAACACTATACTGTCACTATAGGATAAAAGATACATtaagaaattaatattatcAAAACCTAATACATGTTGTAAATTACAGAAAATGCACAAATTAAACATTACAAATCAAGGTATTAGGGTTCTACCACCCCTTTCAAGTAAAAGTAATTGTCTCATATTCAAAATTTGCTGCACATTTAATGCAACAATCTTCACAAAGAAAAAGTAGTACTCTTTCATAATTGTAAAATGATATCAATACGTCCGAACctgatatatatatgaaatgagAACCCCCAATAGTAGTTAGTCATCCCTCCTTTAGTAACGACAATTCATTACATCATTGTCATTAGACGTACAAATTAGTGATGTATACAGAGTTTATATGCTAGATGGTCGAAGAAAATTGAAAGGCTTAACATGGTATATAATTTGATAACTacaaaagagatcaaaataACTATTAATAGCTTCTTTTCAATTGCTGCAGTGACTGAAGAGGATAGTAAGGGGCCTATTAATGTCAAAAGTCTGGAGATCACTGTGGTGATGGAGCCACCAAACCAAGCCAGGAATTGTTTCCAATTGGTAATTTTGAGAGACCTGCCTTTGAGTTGCTTGTTTGGTATGGAGCATCTCACAGTAATCCAGCAAAAATGGCCATAAAGAATTATACCCTGCAGGTTGGAGggctttaccacaacaaaagaATCATGTCAATTGTAAAACCATATTTGCTTTTAACCATAATTatacaaaaactaaaaaatgtaACTTGAACGGCTTAGAAAGTTTGTGGAAATGCAATGAATTAACAAAAAAGTTGAGACCGAATGCCTACCTATATTTTCTCTTCTCCAAAAACCTTTGCAGGGAAGTTTCCTTGCTATTGGCAGAACTGACATCAAAGCAAAAAAACACTTACTAGAAAATCATGaccaaataaattgaaaattttgcttaaCTTGTGAATAACAAATGTAGGAAACCAAAGAGGCGGAAAGGATTACCATTTACCACTAACTATATGCTGACTGGGAGCTTGAATTTAGACTTGCTTTAAATCATTGCCAAAATTATGGGCAACATTAGGAGGACTCAGACTGTAAACTTCTACCGGTTTAGTAGTGATATCACTCtcgaaagaagaaaaaaatgttgtGCAACTCTGTCCATTTCCCTTGCATGCTAAGAGAATGACTTCTTTAGCTTTGTCCACAGGAAAATCACTAaacacaaacacttgccaaccATAAAATATAGTCATATGTGCAGTCTAAAGTTCCCCCGCTGCATAACTACTTTACAATGAAcataacaaaaatcaatcaaaactgTAAATTCAATTATAAAAGTAATAGCCTATATTTTATTAAAGCATAAACTCACCAAGAATTAGCCCTTTTGGGAGCTCCTCTTCTAATTTACCATCGATGATAGTCGTAAAACATTAATTTTTTACATCTAAATCGACATagtttccattttcttttgtcttgcGCTTGATTGCAGGGCTTGGATTCCAAACTCTGCGATGCAGATCCGATAGCAGTATTCACAGCACCAGTCCTTAAAACTACATATATTAAACACTTCGACTCATGTTATATCATGTGTAGATCAGACCATGAGAACATTACAAATTTAAAAGCTCTTATCAATAGATAAGAGTATcaatcttttcaacttccacaTTCCAAATAATTCCAAAACAGAAATTGTATGCCAAATCCACGTCTTGTCActcaagaagaaacaaaaatgtaaattaTAATGCAGTTTCTGGTTGAAAAACCTTCAATCCAATAATTGAGACACTTTCATCAAATTTAGGATCAGCAGAAGGAAATACGCGGACAAAAGGAGATGAAAGGATTAAAACCGTAGTATCCAGCATCTCCAGGAAACGTCCTATCTAATTACATCCCATGGCAACGTCTAAAATATACGCATCAAAAGGCATCACTCTAAAACTTCAAAATGTACTaaattaaaaaacacaaaagaccCAATGAAGGAAAAGGACCAAATTTCTAAGACCCATAACATATAAACAAAGAAACCCACCTAGCAATTCAAGGAAATCAATTGAGCCTGAAAAGGTGGTACCTATCAAAACTCCAAATGACAACATTAAATTGATCGTCAAATTGAGATATCTACCGTTCACGATAGATCATATGTTTCGTATTTCGCTCTCTCTGACTACTC
Coding sequences:
- the LOC120009125 gene encoding uncharacterized protein LOC120009125 isoform X3 produces the protein MGNTRSYSKPSMSDAKERSYSKPSKFDAKEFDKPSEQQVISTKDLILQKAKLFSDDYPTYDDPIIWGVLTAITKRAIDGRSYQGYQGHCIDLKMTEHCIGLVLKEMYFQIPNEAVNNGYGIYIARVDSEAAKHLGTYYPAVFLWDISAFDTYVNWKKLTKGEAVNIFHGDIISLFAAPDDVNAVGYVYQMAYRLSPWQEVRVAASHHQFEALQKEFAEMKLLCVKERVELKADIMAELRTELKSELRTELQAELRAEFKTELMLPGFK
- the LOC120009125 gene encoding uncharacterized protein LOC120009125 isoform X1, which produces MGNTRSYSKPSMSDAKERSYSKPSKFDAKEFDKPSEQQVISTKDLILQKAKLFSDDYPTYDDPIIWGVLTAITKRAIDGRSYQGYQGHCIDLKMTEHCIGLVLKEMYFQIPNEAVNNGYGIYIARVDSEAAKHLGTYYPAVFLWDISAFDTYVNWKKLTKGEAVNIFHGDIISLFAAPDDVNAVGYVYQMAYRLSPWQEVRVAASHHQFEALQKEFAEMKLLCVKERVELKADIMAELRTELKSELRTELQSELLTELKSELRTELQAELRAEFKTELMLPGFK
- the LOC120009125 gene encoding uncharacterized protein LOC120009125 isoform X2, which translates into the protein MGNTRSYSKPSMSDAKERSYSKPSKFDAKEFDKPSEQQVISTKDLILQKAKLFSDDYPTYDDPIIWGVLTAITKRAIDGRSYQGYQGHCIDLKMTEHCIGLVLKEMYFQIPNEAVNNGYGIYIARVDSEAAKHLGTYYPAVFLWDISAFDTYVNWKKLTKGEAVNIFHGDIISLFAAPDDVGYVYQMAYRLSPWQEVRVAASHHQFEALQKEFAEMKLLCVKERVELKADIMAELRTELKSELRTELQSELLTELKSELRTELQAELRAEFKTELMLPGFK